A single window of Camelus ferus isolate YT-003-E chromosome 7, BCGSAC_Cfer_1.0, whole genome shotgun sequence DNA harbors:
- the LOC102509795 gene encoding olfactory receptor-like protein OLF3 — protein MGQGNKTQTGVNEFILLGLSSDWGTQVFLFVLIVAMYLVTIVGNFLILLLIRLDSRLHTPMYFFLSVLSLVDLCYTNSFAPQMLAHLLSVQKSIPFMSCVLQLYISLALGGSEFFLLGAMAYDCYVAVCHPLRYTVIMHGGLCLGLAAGCLVAGFVNSLMETIITFRLPLCHNVINHFACEILAVLRLACVDISFNKVMVAVSGFLLIMLPFSLVLFSYGRIVAAVLHIRSSQGRSKAFGTCASHLTVVCMCFGATIFTYLRPRSASSVEEEKTVALVYAVVAPMLNPLIYSLRNKEVMAALHKVLEKFRGRG, from the coding sequence ATGGGCCAGGGGAATAAAACGCAGACAGGGGTGAATGAGTTCATTCTGCTAGGGCTTTCCAGTGACTGGGGGACTCAGGTCTTCCTCTTCGTCTTGATCGTGGCCATGTACTTGGTGACTATTGTGGGAAATTTCCTCATTCTTCTTCTGATCAGGCTGGACAGCAGGCTTCATAcccccatgtatttcttccttagtGTTTTATCTTTGGTGGACCTTTGTTATACAAACAGTTTTGCCCCACAAATGTTGGCCCACCTGCTTTCAGTCCAGAAGTCCATCCCATTCATGAGTTGTGTGCTCCAGCTCTACATATCCCTGGCATTGGGTGGATCTGAGTTCTTCCTGCTGGGAGCCATGGCCTATGACTGCTATGTGGCCGTGTGCCACCCGCTGCGCTACACAGTCATCATGCACGGAGGGCTGTGCCTGGGGCTGGCTGCCGGCTGCTTGGTGGCTGGTTTTGTGAATTCGCTGATGGAAACAATCATTACCTTCCGGCTTCCCCTGTGTCACAATGTTATTAATCACTTTGCCTGTGAGATCTTAGCAGTTCTACGGCTAGCCTGTGTGGACATCTCCTTCAACAAGGTCATGGTGGCCGTCTCAGGATTCCTGCTGATCATGCTTCCCTTTTCCCTGGTTCTGTTCTCCTACGGTCGTATAGTTGCTGCCGTTCTGCACATTCGTTCTTCTCAGGGACGTAGCAAAGCCTTTGGGACGTGCGCCTCCCACCTCACTGTGGTTTGTATGTGCTTTGGGGCTACCATTTTCACCTACCTGAGGCCACGGTCAGCATCCTCAGTGGAAGAGGAGAAGACGGTTGCTTTAGTCTATGCTGTGGTGGCTCCTATGTTGAACCCCTTGATTTACAGCTTGAGGAATAAGGAAGTTATGGCTGCTCTCCATAAGGTTTTAGAGAAATTCAGAGGCAGGGGGTAA
- the LOC102509548 gene encoding olfactory receptor-like protein OLF3, translating into MRKENQTWMSEFILLGLSSCWETQVSLFVLFLVMYLVTLLGNFIILLLIRLDSRLNTPMYFFLSVLSFVDICYTNSTVPQMLVHFLSAWKSIPFYSCVLQLSISLALGGSEFFLLGAMAYDRYVAVCHPLRYTVIMHGGLCLGLAAGCLGAGFVNSLMETIITFRLPLCHNVINHFACEVLAVLRLSCVDISFNMVMVAISGFLVIMLPCVLVLFSYGHIVAAILRIRSTQGRHKAFGACASHLTVVSMCFGTVIFTYVRPAAGSSAEQEKMVSLFYAVVTPMLNPFIYSLRNKEVMSASRRVLGKFNEKK; encoded by the coding sequence ATGCGCAAGGAAAACCAGACATGGATGAGTGAGTTCATTCTGCTGGGGCTGTCCAGCTGCTGGGAGACTCAGGTCTCGCTCTTCGTCCTTTTCCTCGTCATGTATCTGGTGACCCTGCTGGGGAATTTCATCATCCTCCTCCTTATCAGACTGGACAGCAGGCTGAACACacccatgtactttttcctcagTGTCCTGTCATTTGTGGACATCTGTTACACCAACAGCACTGTCCCCCAGATGCTTGTTCACTTCCTGTCAGCCTGGAAATCCATCCCGTTCTACAGCTGTGTGCTCCAGCTGTCTATCTCTCTGGCTTTGGGTGGGTCTGAGTTCTTCCTTCTGGGagccatggcctatgaccgctatgtggccgTGTGCCACCCGCTGCGCTACACAGTCATCATGCACGGAGGGCTGTGCCTGGGGCTGGCTGCCGGCTGCTTGGGGGCTGGTTTTGTGAATTCGCTGATGGAAACAATCATTACCTTCCGGCTCCCTCTGTGCCATAATGTTATTAATCACTTTGCCTGTGAGGTGTTGGCTGTGCTGAGGCTGAGCTGTGTGGACATCTCCTTCAACATGGTCATGGTGGCCATCTCAGGATTTCTGGTGATCATGCTTCCCTGCGTCCTTGTCCTCTTCTCCTATGGTCACATAGTTGCTGCCATTCTGCGTATACGCTCCACCCAAGGACGCCACAAAGCCTTTGGGGCATGTGCTTCCCACCTCACTGTGGTTTCCATGTGCTTTGGAACAGTCATCTTCACATACGTGAGACCCGCGGCTGGCTCCTCAGCAGAACAGGAGAAGATGGTGTCCCTGTTCTATGCTGTGGTGACCCCAATGCTGAATCCTTTCATCTATAGCTTGAGGAACAAGGAGGTGATGAGCGCCTCAAGAAGAGTGCTGgggaaatttaatgaaaaaaagtaa